In one Zalophus californianus isolate mZalCal1 chromosome 10, mZalCal1.pri.v2, whole genome shotgun sequence genomic region, the following are encoded:
- the ZNF648 gene encoding zinc finger protein 648: MTQVDLQERWGKVSPLCSLSEEAHDPQILSMSFEREDENGGEAGDKGSTGDPDTQACPRSSSQVTEDNPDLPWHHPPSQEEKFSSSFTAGGVEKEPMVMPGRKASWGRDESKITQTQDSPGPGTAPGTLPGDLSHKLLGRTQPLRDSLPAEDDEDSRANLAAALGVPSSFPETGGDFCAQRGADASPDNSSLTCFPKPGGSWDLPTQETRTPARGSAPAASLAAAVLAKARTGGKGQKLEGAREGGQEEAHPYKCLRGGRAFQKPSNPLSPSQPRGTKPYACELCGKAYSHRGTLQQHRRLHTGERPYQCPFCDKSYTWSSDHRKHIRTHTGEKPYPCPDCGKAFVRSSDLRKHQRNMHSNNKPFPCAECGLTFNKPLSLLRHQRTHLGEKPFRCPACDREFAVASRMMEHQRVHSGERPFPCPTCGKCFTKSSNLIEHQTLHTGQRPFKCADCGVAFAQPSRLVRHQRIHTGERPFPCAQCGQAFARSSTLKRHQQIHSGEKGFLCAECGRAFRIASELAQHIRVHNGERPYQCEDCGQAFTRSNHLQRHRAKHSTCKKEPVPSSSDE; this comes from the coding sequence ATGACACAGGTGGACCTCCAGGAAAGGTGGGGCAAGGTGTCTCCCCTCTGCAGCTTGAGCGAGGAAGCTCATGACCCCCAGATCCTGAGCATGAGCTTCGAGAGAGAGGATGAAAAtggtggggaggcaggagacAAAGGGAGCACTGGGGACCCTGATACCCAGGCCTGTCCAAGAAGCAGCTCCCAGGTGACTGAAGACAATCCTGACTTGCCATGGCATCATCCACCCAGCCAGGAAGAGAaattctccagctcctttactGCCGGCGGCGTGGAGAAGGAACCGATGGTGATGCCTGGGAGGAAGGCCAGCTGGGGAAGAGATGAGTCCAAGATCACCCAGACCCAGGACTCCCCTGGACCAGGCACAGCTCCGGGGACCCTCCCTGGCGACCTCTCACACAAGTTGTTAGGTCGGACGCAACCACTTAGGGACTCACTACCTGCCGAAGATGATGAAGACTCCAGGGCAAACCTGGCCGCTGCCTTGGGGGTCCCATCCAGCTTCCCTGAGACGGGAGGAGATTTCTGTGCACAGAGAGGTGCAGACGCGTCCCCAGACAACTCTTCTCTCACGTGTTTCCCCAAGCCGGGGGGCAGCTGGGACCTCCCCACGCAGGAGACACGCACCCCGGCCCGGGGGTCTGCGCCCGCAGCCAGCCTGGCCGCCGCGGTGCTGGCCAAAGCGCGGACCGGCGGGAAGGGCCAGAAGCTGGAGGGTGCGCGCGAGGGTGGGCAAGAGGAGGCGCATCCCTACAAGTGCCTGCGGGGAGGAAGGGCCTTCCAGAAGCCCAGCAACCCTCTGAGTCCCTCGCAGCCGCGGGGCACCAAGCCCTACGCTTGTGAGCTGTGCGGGAAGGCCTACTCCCACCGGGGCACGCTCCAACAGCACCGGCGCCTGCACACGGGCGAGCGGCCCTACCAGTGCCCCTTCTGCGACAAGTCCTACACTTGGTCCTCGGACCACCGCAAGCACATCCGCACCCACACCGGCGAGAAACCCTACCCGTGCCCGGACTGCGGGAAGGCCTTCGTGCGCTCCTCCGACCTGCGCAAACACCAGCGCAACATGCACAGCAACAACAAGCCCTTCCCCTGCGCGGAGTGCGGTCTGACCTTCAACAAGCCGCTGTCGCTGCTGCGCCACCAGCGCACGCACCTGGGCGAGAAGCCCTTCCGCTGCCCCGCTTGCGACAGGGAGTTCGCCGTGGCCAGCCGAATGATGGAACACCAGCGTGTGCATTCGGGCGAGcggcccttcccctgccccacctgcgGCAAGTGCTTCACCAAATCCTCCAACCTGATCGAGCACCAGACGCTGCACACGGGCCAGAGGCCCTTCAAGTGCGCCGACTGCGGCGTGGCCTTCGCGCAGCCCTCGCGCCTCGTGCGCCACCAGCGCATCCACACGGGGGAGAGGCCCTTTCCTTGCGCTCAGTGTGGCCAGGCCTTTGCCCGCTCCTCCACCCTGAAGCGGCACCAGCAGATCCACTCTGGGGAGAAGGGCTTCCTCTGCGCGGAGTGCGGCAGGGCATTCCGCATCGCGTCGGAGCTGGCCCAGCACATCCGGGTGCACAACGGGGAGAGGCCCTACCAGTGCGAGGACTGCGGCCAGGCCTTCACCAGGTCCAATCACCTCCAGCGGCACCGAGCCAAGCACAGTACCTGCAAGAAGGAGCCCGTCCCCTCCTCCTCTGATGAGTGA